Proteins encoded together in one Streptomyces sp. NBC_01216 window:
- a CDS encoding cupin domain-containing protein — MQTTDLIKVAIDDVPPNRKRGGDLRVLLSPKTCGATSGFMGVGTLEPGEFVSEHYHPYSEEFFHTIRGRILLRVDGEELVLKPGESFMVPIGVRHRIENPGDEQAFVAFFLSPLAPRPELGHVDCEPLPGEGTLPEVGGAG; from the coding sequence ATGCAGACCACCGACCTCATCAAGGTCGCCATCGACGACGTGCCGCCCAACCGCAAGCGCGGCGGCGATCTGCGTGTCCTGCTCAGCCCGAAGACCTGTGGCGCGACCTCGGGGTTCATGGGCGTCGGCACGCTGGAGCCCGGGGAGTTCGTCTCCGAGCACTACCACCCGTACTCCGAGGAGTTCTTCCACACGATCCGGGGCCGGATCCTGCTCCGGGTCGACGGCGAGGAGCTGGTCCTGAAGCCGGGCGAGTCCTTCATGGTACCGATCGGCGTGCGGCACCGGATCGAGAACCCGGGGGACGAACAGGCGTTCGTCGCCTTCTTCCTCAGCCCGCTCGCCCCGCGTCCCGAACTCGGGCACGTCGACTGCGAGCCGCTGCCCGGCGAGGGCACCCTGCCCGAGGTGGGGGGCGCCGGATGA
- a CDS encoding TcmI family type II polyketide cyclase — MSHRTLIVARMDHDDAEKVAALFAESDATDLPHMIGVQRRTLFRFHGLYFHLVEAEQPINGNLYRARSHPLYEDINTRLQEFMTPYSPDWREPKDSMAEAFYTWTP, encoded by the coding sequence GTGTCTCATCGCACCCTCATCGTCGCGCGCATGGACCACGACGACGCGGAGAAGGTGGCCGCGCTGTTCGCCGAGTCCGACGCGACCGACCTCCCGCACATGATCGGGGTCCAGCGACGCACCCTCTTCCGCTTCCACGGACTCTACTTCCACCTGGTCGAGGCGGAGCAGCCGATCAACGGCAACCTCTACCGGGCCCGCAGCCACCCGCTCTACGAGGACATCAACACGCGCCTCCAGGAGTTCATGACGCCCTACTCCCCCGACTGGCGGGAGCCGAAGGACTCGATGGCCGAGGCCTTCTACACCTGGACCCCCTGA